A genomic region of Magnolia sinica isolate HGM2019 chromosome 6, MsV1, whole genome shotgun sequence contains the following coding sequences:
- the LOC131249081 gene encoding uncharacterized protein LOC131249081: MGLIKEKKPRKIWRVLKTIFFLISMIASLLLFSAPVLLVITDVLLPSALFSAFFSPLSLQTLSSHLTNYNFRTSIVDIPLLSIVRSVAIICVYCLCDGPGLSRGPYLSVTTLCSLLSVGFIFMKACVLGVKIDGGKFTMMRLQQSYVPVGESWAMEAMLFCSLILAVGHVVVAYRISCRERRKLLIYKIDLEAVSAGKIGFPTYHKVLHEVRAQSEKVGPPKMK, encoded by the exons ATGGGTTtgataaaagagaagaaacccaGAAAGATATGGAGAGTATTAAAGACTATCTTCTTCTTAATATCGATGATAGCTTCTTTACTCCTTTTCTCAGCTCCTGTTCTCCTTGTAATAACCGATGTTCTTCTCCCATCGGCTCTCTTCTCtgcctttttctctcctctctctttacaAACTCTCTCTTCCCACCTCACAAACTACAATTTCCGCACCTCAATCGTCGACATACCTCTACTCTCCATCGTCCGATCTGTCGCCATCATCT GCGTTTATTGCCTTTGTGATGGCCCAGGGCTTTCTCGTGGGCCCTATTTGAGTGTAACCACGTTATGCTCGTTGCTGTCTGTGGGTTTCATTTTTATGAAAGCATGCGTTTTGGGAGTGAAGATCGACGGTGGGAAATTCACGATGATGAGATTACAGCAGAGCTATGTTCCAGTGGGAGAGTCGTGGGCCATGGAAGCCATGTTATTTTGTTCGTTGATCTTGGCAGTGGGCCATGTCGTAGTTGCGTACAGGATCAGCTGCCGGGAACGACGGAAGCTGCTTATTTACAAAATCGATCTGGAAGCG GTTTCTGCTGGCAAGATCGGCTTCCCTACATACCACAAGGTCCTCCATGAAGTCAGAGCGCAGAGTGAGAAAGTAGGACCTCCAAAGATGAAATAG